In Xanthomonas sacchari, a genomic segment contains:
- a CDS encoding peroxiredoxin, translating to MPIQTGERIPEVVLQRIRDGVEAVDTRTLFDGRRVLLFAVPGAFTPTCSEKHLPGYVEHFEEFRKRGIEVYCMAVNDPFVMQAWGKSQLVPDGLQMLSDGNGDFAKALGLELDASSYGMGVRARRFALYADDGVVRALFVEAPGEFKVSAADYVLQHLPD from the coding sequence ATGCCCATCCAGACCGGCGAACGCATTCCCGAAGTGGTGCTGCAGCGCATCCGCGACGGCGTGGAAGCCGTGGACACGCGCACCCTGTTCGACGGCCGCCGCGTGCTGCTGTTCGCGGTCCCCGGCGCCTTCACCCCGACCTGCTCGGAGAAACACCTGCCCGGCTACGTGGAACACTTCGAGGAATTCCGCAAGCGCGGCATCGAGGTCTACTGCATGGCGGTCAACGACCCGTTCGTGATGCAGGCCTGGGGCAAGAGCCAGTTGGTGCCGGACGGCCTGCAGATGTTGTCCGACGGCAACGGCGACTTCGCCAAGGCGCTGGGCCTGGAACTGGACGCCAGCAGCTACGGCATGGGCGTGCGGGCACGGCGCTTCGCCCTGTACGCCGACGACGGCGTGGTCCGCGCGCTGTTCGTCGAGGCGCCCGGCGAATTCAAGGTCTCCGCCGCCGACTACGTCCTGCAACATCTTCCCGACTGA
- the pbpC gene encoding penicillin-binding protein 1C — MPLDDTAAPHTARRPRRWTRLLPWLRWGAVALLSTLLLLDLAFPLPLPKSRDTSTLVVAADGTPLRAFADGNGVWRYPATPDSVSPLYLQALLNYEDRWFWQHPGVNPWALLRAAKQWLFSRHIVSGGSTLTMQVARILMPPEVSTRTPWGKAQQALRALQLEAHLSKRQILQLYLERAPYGGTIEGVEAASWAYLGKPAARLSQAEAALLAVLPQAPSRLRPDRHPEAARAARDKVLERMVALHVWPRAQVDDARIEPVVARSLQTPLHAALLAERLRQQRPHAAHIVSTLDADLQRTLEDRVSAYFSQLPERTSAALLVVDNRDLQARAYIGSVQFGDRRRLGDVDMVQAWRSPGSTLKPFLYGMALDDGLIHSESLLVDAPQSFGDYRPGNFDEAFNGPIGAASALRLSLNVPAVDLLDRVGPARFAARLSNAGIGLRFPRGSTPNLALILGGTGAKLEELVGAFAALNRDGIAGHVRYSATDERIERRLMSPGAAWIVREMLEANPRPGYGIGTFDVGTRPRVAWKTGTSYGYRDAWAIGSTRRYTVGVWVGRPDGTPLPGQYGAVTALPLMFETIDSLPRLRGDNAPRPMPATVQQVEVCWPLGIAAAQTPPSLCQRRFSAYALDGAVPPTFAERDARLWSAGRETVQVDAHSGLRLSPDCAQPHVAVTRELARWPALLTPWLHASERQGGQLPALAPDCRDDGRGRSDVLRIEGLNDRATLARAPGSASVRLQVRALGTSTPVDWLLDGRWIARTEGARIFQRDFADAGDHTLTALASNGAWTQVRFRVLR, encoded by the coding sequence ATGCCACTGGACGACACCGCCGCCCCGCACACCGCGCGGCGCCCCCGGCGCTGGACGCGCCTGCTGCCGTGGCTGCGCTGGGGCGCGGTGGCGCTGCTGTCGACCTTGCTGCTGCTGGACCTGGCGTTCCCGCTGCCGCTGCCGAAGTCGCGCGACACCTCGACCCTGGTGGTGGCCGCCGACGGCACGCCGCTGCGCGCCTTCGCCGACGGCAACGGCGTCTGGCGCTATCCGGCCACGCCGGACAGCGTTTCGCCGCTGTACCTGCAGGCGCTGCTGAACTACGAGGACCGCTGGTTCTGGCAACACCCCGGGGTCAATCCCTGGGCGCTGCTGCGCGCGGCCAAGCAGTGGCTGTTCTCGCGTCACATCGTCTCCGGCGGCTCCACCCTGACCATGCAGGTGGCGCGCATCCTGATGCCGCCGGAGGTCAGCACGCGCACGCCGTGGGGCAAGGCGCAGCAGGCCCTGCGCGCGTTGCAGCTGGAAGCGCACCTGAGCAAGCGGCAGATCCTGCAGCTGTACCTGGAACGCGCGCCCTACGGCGGTACTATCGAAGGCGTGGAGGCGGCGAGCTGGGCCTATCTGGGCAAGCCGGCCGCGCGCCTGTCGCAGGCCGAGGCGGCGCTGCTGGCGGTGCTGCCGCAGGCGCCGAGCCGGCTGCGTCCCGACCGGCATCCGGAGGCCGCGCGCGCGGCGCGCGACAAGGTGCTCGAACGCATGGTCGCGTTGCATGTGTGGCCGCGCGCGCAGGTCGACGACGCGCGCATCGAACCGGTGGTGGCGCGCTCGCTGCAAACGCCGCTGCACGCCGCGCTGCTGGCCGAGCGCCTGCGCCAGCAACGTCCCCACGCCGCGCACATCGTCTCCACGCTCGATGCCGATCTGCAGCGCACCCTGGAGGACAGGGTCAGCGCCTACTTTTCGCAACTGCCCGAGCGCACTTCCGCGGCCTTGCTGGTGGTGGACAACCGCGACCTGCAGGCGCGTGCCTACATCGGCTCGGTGCAGTTCGGCGACCGCCGCCGGCTCGGCGACGTGGACATGGTGCAGGCCTGGCGCTCGCCCGGCTCCACGCTCAAGCCGTTCCTGTACGGCATGGCCCTGGACGACGGCCTGATCCATTCGGAGAGCCTGCTGGTCGACGCGCCGCAGAGTTTCGGCGACTACCGTCCGGGCAATTTCGACGAAGCCTTCAACGGCCCGATCGGCGCCGCCAGCGCGCTGCGCCTGTCGCTCAACGTGCCGGCGGTGGACCTGCTCGACCGGGTCGGCCCGGCGCGCTTCGCCGCGCGCCTGAGCAACGCCGGCATCGGCCTGCGGTTCCCGCGCGGCAGTACGCCCAACCTGGCGTTGATCCTCGGCGGCACCGGCGCGAAACTGGAGGAACTGGTGGGCGCCTTCGCCGCGCTCAACCGCGACGGCATCGCCGGCCACGTGCGGTACAGCGCGACCGACGAACGCATCGAGCGGCGGCTGATGTCGCCCGGCGCGGCCTGGATCGTGCGCGAGATGCTCGAGGCCAATCCGCGTCCGGGCTACGGCATCGGCACCTTCGACGTCGGCACGCGCCCGCGGGTGGCCTGGAAGACCGGCACCAGCTACGGCTACCGCGACGCCTGGGCGATCGGCAGCACCCGCCGCTACACCGTCGGTGTGTGGGTGGGCCGCCCGGACGGCACGCCGCTGCCCGGCCAGTACGGCGCGGTGACCGCGTTGCCGCTGATGTTCGAGACCATCGACAGCCTGCCGCGCCTGCGCGGCGACAACGCCCCGCGGCCGATGCCGGCGACGGTGCAGCAGGTGGAGGTGTGCTGGCCGCTGGGCATCGCCGCCGCGCAGACGCCGCCGTCGCTGTGCCAACGCCGCTTCTCGGCCTATGCGCTGGACGGCGCGGTGCCGCCGACCTTCGCCGAGCGCGACGCGCGGCTGTGGAGCGCCGGCCGCGAGACCGTGCAGGTGGACGCGCACAGCGGCCTGCGGCTGTCGCCGGACTGCGCGCAGCCGCACGTGGCCGTGACGCGCGAACTGGCGCGCTGGCCGGCGTTGCTGACGCCGTGGTTGCACGCCAGCGAGCGCCAGGGCGGGCAGTTGCCGGCGCTGGCGCCGGATTGCCGCGACGACGGCCGCGGCCGCAGCGACGTGCTGCGCATCGAAGGCCTCAACGACCGCGCCACCCTGGCGCGTGCGCCGGGCAGCGCCAGCGTGCGCCTGCAGGTGCGCGCGCTGGGCACGAGCACGCCGGTGGACTGGCTGCTGGATGGCCGCTGGATCGCCCGTACCGAAGGCGCGCGCATCTTCCAGCGCGACTTCGCCGACGCTGGCGACCACACCCTGACGGCGCTGGCCAGCAACGGCGCCTGGACCCAGGTGCGGTTCCGGGTGTTGCGTTGA
- a CDS encoding ferritin-like domain-containing protein, whose amino-acid sequence MSNKPASPKTDAKPLQHTAGLTDTATLRANARQSIEDGAITKSYSADREAVIKMLNDALATEYVCVLRYYRHYFMAAGMLADAVKSEFLEHAQQEQAHAHKLAERIVQLGGEPDLNPDTLTARSHAEYKEGEDLRDMVKENLIAERIAIDSYREMINFVGDKDTTTKRILEEILAQEEEHADEFSDMLEGWIGK is encoded by the coding sequence ATGTCCAACAAGCCAGCCTCCCCGAAGACCGACGCCAAGCCGCTGCAGCACACCGCCGGCCTCACCGACACCGCCACGCTGCGCGCCAATGCCCGCCAGAGCATCGAGGACGGCGCGATCACCAAGAGCTACAGCGCCGATCGCGAGGCGGTGATCAAGATGCTCAACGACGCGCTCGCCACCGAGTACGTGTGCGTGCTGCGTTACTACCGCCATTACTTCATGGCCGCCGGCATGCTCGCCGACGCGGTCAAGTCCGAGTTCCTGGAACACGCGCAGCAGGAGCAGGCGCACGCGCACAAGCTGGCCGAGCGCATCGTGCAGCTGGGCGGCGAGCCGGACCTCAATCCGGACACGCTGACCGCGCGCTCGCATGCCGAATACAAGGAAGGCGAGGACCTGCGCGACATGGTCAAGGAAAACCTGATCGCCGAGCGCATCGCCATCGACAGCTATCGCGAGATGATCAACTTCGTCGGCGACAAGGACACCACCACCAAGCGCATCCTGGAAGAGATCCTGGCCCAGGAAGAAGAGCACGCCGACGAATTCTCGGACATGCTGGAAGGCTGGATCGGCAAGTAA
- a CDS encoding glycerophosphodiester phosphodiesterase family protein, translated as MYFVLSRGAILAALLTATAPAVAAIAPIQARLAAPDGGIFVVAHRGCHNPAPAHGFSGHAPENSLLGLERCVALGVDMLETDIRRAGDGTLVMFHDATVERTTDGTGKVADLTWPQLARLRLRDDEGGADAPLTDQHPVTLAQMLAAAKGRIMLNLDVKAPIYAEVVDAVRRAGMERQVVVKTEVGVASQDLASMPPFDQVNFTPVLLNPPGTDDLVQTVRTQTGGRVRPVAIELPRMHLAQLPAVAAEAKQRQVRLLVNTLWDGFVADVGGDADAVRDPEAVWGRLYRAGIGAFQTDEPEALLRYRASLEKP; from the coding sequence ATGTACTTCGTTCTTTCGCGCGGCGCCATCCTCGCCGCGCTGCTGACCGCGACGGCCCCGGCCGTCGCCGCCATCGCCCCGATCCAGGCGCGCCTGGCCGCACCCGACGGCGGCATCTTCGTCGTCGCCCACCGCGGCTGCCACAACCCCGCGCCCGCGCACGGCTTTTCCGGGCATGCCCCGGAGAACTCGCTGCTGGGCCTGGAGCGCTGCGTGGCGCTGGGCGTGGACATGCTGGAAACCGACATCCGCCGCGCCGGCGATGGCACCCTGGTGATGTTCCATGACGCCACCGTCGAGCGCACCACCGATGGCACCGGCAAGGTCGCCGACCTGACCTGGCCGCAACTGGCGCGGTTGCGCCTGCGCGACGACGAGGGCGGTGCCGACGCGCCGCTCACCGACCAGCATCCCGTGACCCTGGCGCAGATGCTGGCCGCGGCCAAGGGCCGGATCATGCTCAACCTCGACGTCAAGGCGCCGATCTACGCCGAGGTGGTCGACGCGGTGCGCCGCGCGGGCATGGAACGCCAGGTTGTGGTCAAGACCGAGGTCGGTGTCGCCAGCCAGGACCTGGCGTCGATGCCGCCGTTCGACCAGGTGAATTTCACCCCGGTGCTGCTCAACCCGCCGGGCACCGACGACCTGGTGCAGACCGTGCGCACCCAGACCGGCGGCAGGGTGCGGCCGGTGGCGATCGAACTGCCGCGGATGCACCTGGCCCAATTGCCGGCGGTGGCGGCCGAGGCCAAGCAGCGGCAGGTGCGGCTGCTGGTCAATACGCTGTGGGACGGCTTCGTCGCCGACGTCGGCGGCGATGCCGATGCGGTGCGCGATCCGGAAGCGGTGTGGGGGCGGCTGTACCGCGCAGGCATCGGCGCGTTCCAGACCGACGAACCGGAAGCGCTGCTGCGCTATCGCGCGTCGCTGGAAAAGCCCTGA